One Aegilops tauschii subsp. strangulata cultivar AL8/78 chromosome 7, Aet v6.0, whole genome shotgun sequence genomic window carries:
- the LOC141027385 gene encoding uncharacterized protein produces MFPSSQAIPLAKTTSGHIPIVIKVGTCIPRSQIFRFENFWLKHPQFKEVVKNNWEQEVHETDSAKCIAAKFKRLRKVLKIWSKTISNLKDTIKNIIFMILFYDVIEEYRDLSMEEYNGRRILIDHFSLINELQRIYWKRRATIRNIKMGEANTKYFQAKATIKNRFNHIAMLKDEEDHEHADHHAKAAILFRAFKKRLGSVSKTENPLLLQSLLLQHDDLSDLETPFTNKEIDDVIMKIPTNKAPGPDGFNAAFLKDCWDILAPDFYRLIEDFHLGIVNLQSINYSFMTLIPKKDDAAQPNDFRPISLLNTTLKILTKLLANRVQKKILKLIHPNQYGFIFNKCIQDCLAWSF; encoded by the coding sequence ATGTTTCCTTCTAGTCAAGCCATCCCTCTTGCCAAAACCACTTCAGGTCACATCCCTATTGTTATCAAAGTGGGCACCTGCATCCCTAGATCCCAAATATTCAGATTTGAGAATTTCTGGCTCAAGCACCCCCAATTCAAGGAAGTAGTAAAAAATAACTGGGAGCAAGAGGTGCATGAAACTGATAGTGCAAAGTGCATTGCTGCTAAATTTAAGAGGCTTAGGAAGGTCCTAAAGATCTGGTCCAAAACTATTTCAAACCTGAAAGATACTATCAAGAACATCATCTTCATGATTCTTTTCTATGATGTCATTGAGGAATATAGGGACTTGTCTATGGAAGAATATAATGGCAGGAGGATACTCATTGATCATTTCAGTCTTATTAATGAGCTGCAGAGAATTTATTGGAAGCGAAGGGCTACCATCAGAAACATCAAGATGGGGGAAGCAAACACAAAATACTTTCAAGCTAAAGCCACCATTAAGAACAGATTTAATCACATTGCTATGCTGAAAGATGAAGAGGACCATGAGCATGCTGACCATCATGCAAAAGCTGCTATTCTTTTCAGAGCTTTCAAGAAGAGATTGGGCTCAGTTTCCAAAACAGAAAACCCACTTCTTCTCCAGTCTCTACTTTTGCAGCATGATGATTTGTCAGACCTTGAGACACCTTTTACTAATAAAGAAATAGATGATGTTATTATGAAGATTCCTACTAATAAAGCACCTGGACCAGATGGATTTAATGCAGCATTTCTTAAAGACTGTTGGGATATTCTGGCTCCTGATTTCTATAGACTTATTGAAGATTTTCATTTAGGGATAGTAAATCTGCAGAGTATCAATTATTCTTTTATGACATTGAtccccaagaaagatgatgctGCACAACCCAATGACTTCAGACCCATCTCTCTCTTGAACACTACTTTGAAGATCTTAACCAAGTTACTGGCCAACAGAGTGCAAAAGAAGATTCTCAAGCTGATCCACCCCAACCAATATGGGTTTATATTCAACAAATGTATACAAGATTGTTTGGCCTGGTCTTTTTGA